A single region of the Gopherus evgoodei ecotype Sinaloan lineage chromosome 3, rGopEvg1_v1.p, whole genome shotgun sequence genome encodes:
- the MDH1 gene encoding malate dehydrogenase, cytoplasmic, whose translation MSEPIKVLVTGAAGQIAYSLLYSLAKGDVFGKEQPLVLVLLDITPMMTVLDGVIMELQDCALSLLREVIATDKEEVAFKDIDVAILVGSMPRREGMERKDLLKANVKIFKSQGAALDKYAKKTVKVVVVGNPANTNCLTASKSAPSIPKENFSCLTRLDHNRAKAQIALRLGVSANDVKNVIIWGNHSSTQYPDFTHAKVKVQGKEVGVYEAVKDDSWLKGDFITIVQQRGAAVIKARKLSSAMSAAKAICDHVRDIWFGTPEGEFVSMGVISDGNSYGIPEDLLYSFPVVIKDKTWKFVEGLPINDFSREKMDLTAKELMEEKETAVEFISSA comes from the exons ATG tCCGAACCAATTAAAGTCCTAGTGACTGGAGCTGCTGGTCAGATTGCCTAttctctgctctacagccttgCCAAGGGCGATGTCTTTGGCAAAGAACAG CCTCTTGTTCTTGTACTGCTGGATATCACTCCCATGATGACTGTACTAGATGGTGTAATCATGGAACTACAAGACTGTGCCCTTTCACTGCTGAGAG AGGTCATTGCAACAGACAAGGAGGAGGTTGCATTTAAAGATATTGACGTAGCAATTCTGGTTGGCTCCATGCCAAGGAGAGAGGGCATGGAGAGGAAAGATTTACTcaaagcaaatgtgaaaatttttaaatcccAGGGTGCAGCCTTGGACAAGTATGCCAAGAAGACTGTCAAG GTTGTAGTGGTAGGAAATCCAGCAAATACCAACTGCCTGACTGCTTCGAAGTCAGCTCCCTCAATACCAAAGGAAAACTTCAGCTGTCTAACTCGTTTGGACCACAACCGAGCTAAAGCCCAG ATTGCTCTGAGACTTGGTGTAAGTGCTAATGATGTGAAGAATGTCATCATCTGGGGAAATCACTCCTCCACTCAGTATCCAGATTTTACCCATGCTAAGGTGAAAGTGCAAGGAAAAGAAGTTGGCGTTTATGAAGCAGTAAAAGATGACAGCTGGCTGAAGGGTGACTTTATCACG ATTGTTCAGCAACGTGGTGCAGCTGTTATTAAAGCCAGGAAGCTGTCCAGTGCAATGTCAGCTGCCAAAGCTATCTGTGACCATGTGAGGGACATCTGGTTTGGCACTCCAGAG GGGGAATTTGTTTCCATGGGAGTCATTTCTGATGGAAATTCCTATGGTATCCCTGAGGATTTGCTCTATTCATTCCCTGTTGTAATCAAG GATAAAACCTGGAAGTTTGTCGAAGGTCTTCCTATTAATGACTTTTCCCGAGAGAAGATGGATCTGACTGCAAAGGAGTTGATGGAAGAAAAGGAGACTGCTGTGGAGTTTATTTCCAGTGCATGA